CAGGTTTACAAATAGAAACTCTGCTTAAAGATGTTGAAGGTGTATCCAAAATGTCGGTTTTTGCCGATAGAGTTGTGGGTAAACCTTATATGGAAATTCACATAAACAGAGATGCAATTGCTCGTTACGGATTAACTATTAAAGATTTTCAGGAATATATAAGTTCGGCTGTTGGTGGAATGCCTTTAAGTTCTACCGTAGAAGGACGAGAGCGATACCCAATTCGAGTACGTTATGCTCGTGAGTTTAGAGACAACCCCGAAGATTTAAAGAAATTGTTGATTTCGACCCCATCAGGTGTTCAAATTCCTTTGGGAGAATTGGCAAGTATTGAATATACACGTGGAGCACAGTTAATTAAAAGCGAAAACACATTTTTGGTTGGCTATGTAATTTTCGATAAAAAAGATGGCTTTGCCGAAGTTGATGTAGTAGAAAATGCACAAGAATATTTGAATAAAAAAATAGAAGATGGAACATTAGTAATTCCATCAGGCGTAAATTTTAAATTCACAGGAAACTACGAAAATCAGATAAGGGCAACTAAGCGTTTAATGCTTGTTATACCAATTGCTTTGTTGGTAATTTTCTTAATTCTGTATTTCCAATTCCGTTCTGTTATAGGTGCAACCCTAATTTTTTCGGGAATTATTGTGGCTTTTTCCGGTGGTTTTATAATGCTTTGGCTTTACGGTCAGCCTTGGTTTATGAATTTTTCTATTGGCGATGTGCATTTGCAAAACCTTTTTCAGATTGACACTATTAATTTAAGTGTTGCTGTTTGGGTAGGGTTTATCGCTCTTTTTGGAATTGCTACTGACGATGGCGTATTAATTAGCACCTACATAAAACAAATTTTTGATAAAAAGGCACCTAAAACAATTTCTGAGATCAGGGCTAATATTCTCGAAGCAGGAAAAAAGCGAGTTCGTCCGGCAATTATGACTACCGCAACAACTTTAATAGCTTTACTTCCTGTGCTCACTTCAACAGGAAAAGGCTCTGATATTATGGTTCCTATGGCAATTCCAATTTTTGGTGGAATGCTTATAGCAACTCTTACAATTTTTGTTGTTCCTGTGCTTTATAGTATGTGGCAAGAGAGTTTGTTAAAGAATAATTTAATAGAAGAAAAGGAGGTTGATAATGAAAAATAAAATAATAATTATATCGATATTTCTTGCAATAAGTAGTTCATTGTTTGCACAAGATGTGTTAAATCAATATTTAGAAACTGCTGCAAAAAACAATCCTGCTCTCAAAGCAAAATTTAATGAGTATAATGCAAGTTTAGAAAAAGTTCCACAAGTTGGGGCTTTGCCCGATCCTCAGTTAACATTTGGCTATTTTATAATGCCTGTTGAAACTAAAAATGGTCCGCAGCAAGCAAAAGTTTCTTTTGCACAGATGTTCCCTTGGTTTGGAACTTTAAACAGCAAAGAAGACATTTATATATCAGCTGCAAAAGCTAAATACGAAGATTTTGAAGAGGCTAAATCAAATTTGTTTTTTGAAGTAAAATCTACTTATTACGATTTATATTTCATAAAAAAAGGAATAGATATTAGTTTAGAAAATATTGAAATCTTAAACACATTTAAACGTTTGGCTCTTATCAAAATAGAGGCGGGAACAGCTTCGGGAGTAGATGAGCTTAGAGTAGAATTAGAATTAAACGATTTAGAAAATAATTTGGCTCTATTAAAAGATAATTGGTTTGTAAATTCTGTGAAGTTCAATAATCT
This portion of the Bacteroidales bacterium genome encodes:
- a CDS encoding efflux RND transporter permease subunit — translated: GLQIETLLKDVEGVSKMSVFADRVVGKPYMEIHINRDAIARYGLTIKDFQEYISSAVGGMPLSSTVEGRERYPIRVRYAREFRDNPEDLKKLLISTPSGVQIPLGELASIEYTRGAQLIKSENTFLVGYVIFDKKDGFAEVDVVENAQEYLNKKIEDGTLVIPSGVNFKFTGNYENQIRATKRLMLVIPIALLVIFLILYFQFRSVIGATLIFSGIIVAFSGGFIMLWLYGQPWFMNFSIGDVHLQNLFQIDTINLSVAVWVGFIALFGIATDDGVLISTYIKQIFDKKAPKTISEIRANILEAGKKRVRPAIMTTATTLIALLPVLTSTGKGSDIMVPMAIPIFGGMLIATLTIFVVPVLYSMWQESLLKNNLIEEKEVDNEK